A genomic region of Pseudomonas frederiksbergensis contains the following coding sequences:
- a CDS encoding DUF3094 family protein, with product MTSRLKPDDQQRVEEYLQLSQHRVERRPFRPWMLLVVLLAVIIGLGLLSRLVRYLTL from the coding sequence ATGACCAGCCGCCTGAAACCCGACGACCAGCAGCGTGTCGAAGAGTACCTGCAACTGTCCCAGCACCGAGTCGAGCGCCGGCCTTTCCGGCCGTGGATGCTCCTCGTGGTGTTACTGGCAGTGATCATTGGCTTGGGCCTGTTGAGCCGACTTGTGAGATACCTGACGCTATGA
- a CDS encoding DUF1780 domain-containing protein: protein MDDSDYLRLLTIAAEQANAFLSNARKWERERWVCQRLLQGLNIPYRVDEFSPAGEPPDVLFREANFEVFFVLDEGRRLNDEWRDELQRRRSAFSLSQLVRREAKPRRIPANEFLLRLAPTLRKKAHNYKERGMDLGELDIIAFASLKREVLDLNSHFPPPTEYLRQGWRSLSLVGPTFARVLFAHPEAPDFLRGNLGRSILFDVGISL, encoded by the coding sequence ATGGATGACTCAGATTATTTGCGCCTGCTGACCATCGCGGCCGAGCAAGCCAACGCGTTCCTTTCCAATGCCCGCAAATGGGAGCGTGAGCGTTGGGTTTGCCAACGCCTGCTGCAAGGCTTGAATATTCCCTACCGCGTCGACGAATTCAGCCCTGCCGGTGAGCCGCCGGACGTATTGTTTCGCGAGGCGAACTTCGAAGTGTTCTTCGTGCTCGACGAAGGTCGACGGTTGAACGACGAGTGGCGCGACGAACTGCAACGCCGGCGCAGTGCCTTCTCCCTGAGCCAACTGGTGCGCCGCGAAGCCAAGCCCAGGCGCATTCCAGCCAACGAATTCTTGCTGAGACTGGCACCGACCTTGCGCAAAAAAGCCCACAACTACAAAGAACGCGGCATGGACCTGGGCGAACTGGACATCATCGCCTTTGCCAGCCTCAAGCGCGAAGTGCTCGACCTCAACAGCCATTTCCCGCCGCCCACCGAATACCTGCGCCAGGGTTGGCGCTCGCTGTCGCTGGTGGGCCCGACCTTCGCCCGGGTGCTGTTCGCCCACCCCGAAGCGCCGGACTTTCTACGCGGCAATCTGGGACGCAGCATCCTCTTCGACGTCGGGATCAGCCTGTGA
- a CDS encoding energy-coupling factor ABC transporter permease, translating into MISAALLSPETLTVGWLIYVPVLIWAVARAPWVELFTDRRRQHLLFGTVFALFVLWLVRRDFDTGVSYHFIGMTAVTLLLDWPLAIVGGLVAQVGLVLLGRQDLAAMGVNGALLMLLPVLVTEGCAILVERAQPRNPFVYIFCSGFLAAALSALLCLLVGLGLLWFDERFAMPEWLEDFVGYLWLILFPEAFINGMVISALVVFCPEWLETFNRTRYLSAPWKDDDKP; encoded by the coding sequence ATGATCAGTGCTGCATTACTGTCACCCGAAACCCTCACGGTCGGTTGGTTGATCTACGTGCCGGTGCTGATCTGGGCCGTAGCACGAGCGCCGTGGGTCGAGCTGTTTACCGACAGACGACGTCAACATTTGCTGTTTGGCACCGTGTTCGCGCTGTTCGTCCTCTGGTTGGTGCGACGGGACTTCGACACCGGCGTGTCGTATCACTTTATTGGCATGACAGCGGTAACCTTGTTACTCGATTGGCCGCTGGCGATTGTCGGCGGATTGGTGGCGCAGGTGGGACTGGTGCTGCTCGGACGTCAGGATCTGGCCGCAATGGGGGTCAATGGCGCGTTGCTGATGCTGTTGCCGGTGCTGGTCACCGAAGGCTGCGCGATCCTGGTGGAGCGGGCGCAACCGCGTAATCCTTTTGTGTATATCTTTTGCTCAGGTTTTTTGGCCGCCGCGCTCTCGGCGTTACTCTGCCTGCTGGTGGGGCTTGGTCTGTTGTGGTTCGACGAGCGTTTTGCGATGCCGGAATGGCTGGAGGATTTTGTCGGTTACCTGTGGCTGATCCTCTTCCCCGAGGCGTTTATCAACGGCATGGTGATCAGTGCCCTGGTGGTGTTCTGTCCCGAGTGGCTGGAGACCTTTAACCGCACGCGTTATTTGTCGGCGCCGTGGAAGGACGACGACAAGCCTTGA
- the yacG gene encoding DNA gyrase inhibitor YacG yields MSQPPVVECPTCGAPVEWSATSTFRPFCSDRCKLIDLGAWASEEHKIPVSPDAEDDLFSEDFDPRH; encoded by the coding sequence ATGAGCCAACCCCCTGTCGTCGAATGTCCAACCTGCGGCGCCCCTGTTGAATGGAGCGCGACCAGCACTTTCCGACCGTTTTGCTCGGACCGTTGCAAACTGATCGATCTGGGCGCCTGGGCCTCGGAAGAGCACAAGATTCCGGTCAGCCCGGATGCTGAAGACGATCTGTTCAGCGAAGATTTCGACCCGCGCCACTGA
- the coaE gene encoding dephospho-CoA kinase (Dephospho-CoA kinase (CoaE) performs the final step in coenzyme A biosynthesis.) produces the protein MNTPVEKPWILGLTGGIGSGKSAAARHFIDLGVHAVDADHAARWVVEPGRPALAQIAEHFGVDVLQADGQLNRATLRKLIFEVPEERRWLEALLHPLIAQEIATHLARAQSPYAILVSPLLIESGQYAMTQRVLVIDAPERLQIERTLQRDQTSEQQVQAILKAQSSRQDRISHADDVVVNDRDLAWLHSEVERLHHFYLTLRGGQS, from the coding sequence CCCTGGATTCTCGGCCTGACCGGTGGCATCGGCAGCGGCAAAAGCGCGGCTGCCCGGCATTTCATCGATCTGGGTGTGCATGCCGTGGACGCCGATCATGCCGCGCGCTGGGTGGTCGAACCCGGTCGCCCGGCACTGGCACAGATTGCCGAGCACTTCGGTGTCGACGTGCTGCAAGCCGACGGCCAATTGAATCGCGCGACTCTGCGCAAGCTGATCTTCGAAGTGCCCGAAGAACGCCGCTGGCTCGAAGCATTGCTGCATCCGCTGATCGCTCAGGAAATCGCCACTCACCTGGCACGCGCACAATCACCTTATGCGATTCTGGTGTCGCCGCTGTTGATCGAGTCCGGGCAGTACGCCATGACCCAACGAGTGCTGGTGATCGATGCACCAGAACGCTTACAGATCGAACGAACCTTGCAGCGTGACCAGACCAGCGAACAGCAGGTTCAGGCGATCCTCAAGGCCCAGTCCAGCCGTCAGGACCGCATCAGCCACGCCGACGATGTGGTGGTCAACGACCGCGACCTCGCCTGGTTGCACAGCGAAGTCGAACGCCTGCATCACTTTTACCTTACTTTGCGTGGAGGCCAGTCATGA